From the Ammospiza caudacuta isolate bAmmCau1 chromosome 24, bAmmCau1.pri, whole genome shotgun sequence genome, one window contains:
- the KLHDC8A gene encoding kelch domain-containing protein 8A, whose product MELPSTKDFQWKSLAPLPSRRVYSTLVEAGGQVFAVGGCDDNGVAVDSFEVYSPEADQWAALPAMPTARAGVAVTVLGKRIMVIGGVGANQLPLKVVEMYNTDEGRWRKRSSLREAAMGISVAAKDYRVYAAGGMGSDLRPHNFLQHYDVLKDIWVSLAAMPTPRYAATSILRGSKIYVLGGRQSKYAVNAFEVFDTDTRSWTRFPNIPTKRAFSSFVPTEEKLFSLGGLRQGRLYRQPKFMRTVDVFDLEQGGWMKMERSCYLKKRRADFVAGYLRGRVVVAGGLGNQPSVLESAEAFHPEKNKWESLPPMPTPRCACSSIVLRDCLLAVGGVSQGLSTAVEALCLSDS is encoded by the exons ATGGAGCTGCCCAGCACCAAGGACTTCCAGTGGAAGTCCCTGGCGCCGCTGCCCAGCCGCAGGGTTTACTCCACACTGGTGGAGGCGGGCGGGCAGGTGTTCGCCGTGGGCGGCTGCGACGACAACGGCGTCGCCGTGGACTCCTTCGAGGTCTACTCGCCCGAGGCCGACCagtgggcagcgctgcccgccATGCCCACGGCCAGGGCCGGCGTGGCCGTCACCGTGCTGGGCAAGAGGATCATGGTGATCGGCGGCGTGGGCGCCAACCAGCTGCCGCTGAAGGTGGTGGAGATGTACAACACGGACGAGGGGCGCTGGAGGAAGCGCAGCTCGCTCCGCGAGGCGGCCATGGGCATCTCGGTGGCGGCCAAAG ACTACAGGGTGTACGCAGCGGGCGGGATGGGCTCGGACCTGCGGCCCCACAACTTCCTGCAGCACTATGATGTGCTCAAGGACAtctgggtgtccctggctgCCATGCCCACCCCCCGCTACGCGGCCACGTCCATCCTGAGGGGCTCCAAGATCTACGTGCTGG GGGGAAGGCAATCCAAGTACGCCGTCAACGCCTTCGAGGTTTTTGACACAGACACGCGCTCCTGGACCAGGTTCCCCAACATTCCCACCAAGAGAGCCTTCTCCAGCTTCGTGCCCACCGAGGAGAAGCTCTTCAGCCTCGGGGGGCTGCGCCAGGGCCGGCTCTACCGCCAGCCCAAGTTCATGAGGACCGTGGACGTCTTCGACCTGGAGCAAG GTGGCTGGATGAAGATGGAGCGCTCCTGCTACCTGAAGAAAAGGCGAGCAGATTTCGTGGCCGGCTACCTGCGAGGCAGAGTTGTGGTGGCTGGGGGCCTGG GGAATCAGCCGAGCGTGCTGGAGTCGGCAGAGGCTTTCCACCCCGAGAAGAACAAGTGGGAGAGCCTCCCCCCCATGCCCACCCCGCGCTGCGCCTGCTCCAGCATCGTGCTGAGGGACTGCCTGCTGGCCGTGGGGGGCGTCAGCCAGGGGCTCAGCACGGCCGTGGAGGCCCTGTGCCTGTCTGACTCCTGA